A genome region from Anastrepha ludens isolate Willacy chromosome 3, idAnaLude1.1, whole genome shotgun sequence includes the following:
- the LOC128858750 gene encoding uncharacterized protein LOC128858750 isoform X2 — protein sequence MSLCSEEIVSNMFERDLIKAVRQYPCLYDRNNKTSEKTKLILKKCWNNVATETGETVEKCQTRWRSLRDRYVKECRNYIDRNQLTVWQYMNDLEFLRDFIESRGPCKKKYASCPARSSDMIKIQKEEPEPGNFSNTDRTDSEEEACNSSLKRSCYDSIDYESEDDETTDDVTEPKRPFIEALEESPINEPRISQSYQNPLPSRTRSRDAQGKFDLLVGTLNEYIPFKIARK from the exons ATGAGTTTATGCTCAGAAGAAATTGTTTCTAATATGTTTGAAAGGGACTTAATAAAAGCCGTTCGGCAATATCCTTGCCTTTATGATAGAAACAATAAGACTTCTGAAAAGACAAAGCTAATACTTAAGAAATGTTGGAATAATGTAGCTACCGAAACGGGGGAGACTG TGGAAAAATGCCAGACCCGTTGGAGATCACTTCGTGACCGATATGTAAAAGAATGCAGAAACTATATTGATCGAAACCAACTAACAGTTTGGCAGTATATGAACGATTTAGAGTTTCTTCGTGATTTTATTGAATCGCG GGggccttgcaaaaaaaaatatgcttctTGTCCCGCAAGATCGAGCGACATGATAAAAATACAGAAGGAAGAACCCGAGCCAGGAAACTTTTCCAATACTGACCGTACCGACTCGGAAGAAGAAGCTTGCAATTCGTCGCTAAAAAGATCTTGTTATGATAGCATAGATTATGAATCGGAAGACGACGAAACTACTGACGATGTCACTGAACCGAAAAGGCCTTTTATTGAAGCGCTCGAGGAATCTCCAATAAACGAGCCCCGAATTAGTCAATCATATCAAAATCCATTACCATCAAGAACACGGTCAAGAGACGCCCAGGGAAAGTTTGATTTATTGGTTGGAACGTTGAATGA ATACATACCTTTCAAAATTGCCAGAAAATGA
- the LOC128858750 gene encoding uncharacterized protein LOC128858750 isoform X1 → MSLCSEEIVSNMFERDLIKAVRQYPCLYDRNNKTSEKTKLILKKCWNNVATETGETVEKCQTRWRSLRDRYVKECRNYIDRNQLTVWQYMNDLEFLRDFIESRGPCKKKYASCPARSSDMIKIQKEEPEPGNFSNTDRTDSEEEACNSSLKRSCYDSIDYESEDDETTDDVTEPKRPFIEALEESPINEPRISQSYQNPLPSRTRSRDAQGKFDLLVGTLNEYIKSRITERQKNNNQHFFGLLDTYLSKLPENEQDKLKADILIMVMNKTRED, encoded by the exons ATGAGTTTATGCTCAGAAGAAATTGTTTCTAATATGTTTGAAAGGGACTTAATAAAAGCCGTTCGGCAATATCCTTGCCTTTATGATAGAAACAATAAGACTTCTGAAAAGACAAAGCTAATACTTAAGAAATGTTGGAATAATGTAGCTACCGAAACGGGGGAGACTG TGGAAAAATGCCAGACCCGTTGGAGATCACTTCGTGACCGATATGTAAAAGAATGCAGAAACTATATTGATCGAAACCAACTAACAGTTTGGCAGTATATGAACGATTTAGAGTTTCTTCGTGATTTTATTGAATCGCG GGggccttgcaaaaaaaaatatgcttctTGTCCCGCAAGATCGAGCGACATGATAAAAATACAGAAGGAAGAACCCGAGCCAGGAAACTTTTCCAATACTGACCGTACCGACTCGGAAGAAGAAGCTTGCAATTCGTCGCTAAAAAGATCTTGTTATGATAGCATAGATTATGAATCGGAAGACGACGAAACTACTGACGATGTCACTGAACCGAAAAGGCCTTTTATTGAAGCGCTCGAGGAATCTCCAATAAACGAGCCCCGAATTAGTCAATCATATCAAAATCCATTACCATCAAGAACACGGTCAAGAGACGCCCAGGGAAAGTTTGATTTATTGGTTGGAACGTTGAATGAGTATATTAAAAGTCGCATTACGGAAAGACAGAAAAACAATAACCAACATTTCTTTGGTCTACTAGATACATACCTTTCAAAATTGCCAGAAAATGAGCAAGATAAATTAAAAGCTGACATTTTAATTATGGTTATGAATAAAACTAGAGaagattaa
- the LOC128858746 gene encoding protein sprint isoform X2 gives MSWFKKLLSENHANPHRGNQSEERHKRIKKTAEHTDRSAPEFDRSKTLSSLENKRIEVVDPDEFFEDPEVVRCYKEEGEFLELMDEYEIVQNPAHLDNYFSADFEDELLNRTQDSLVSEQIVIAEHVEPMSSTFNECTNTNSEKPKKKREKRRFCEILFTERIQLGLPIHEEEYAANEPQYMKCKRRTMDVQGSHMTSKSTIASSITSLHLALSDIDEEAGIMNVCNNQVIKDCAIDRNQLKTEALASSIMGAIGKCPDRDSSLRSSEADLIARTGDRCHPSSWNNCDHYDIKKFFRLDDYGNILLNINHVAEVKGYGFTIAQNKRLYKRYRKLCHAIDDRYNEKKKRSGCFKMLKRLLSWLWNLICGHPRNKLNAHNGGPGDLVRACTLQLAEDPSSTFARNIENFISCTKESREAAPQVVMRNMRQFMNGMKNYLVKHGEGKFHQEVEAARSRLKADEFLNLDAILETVMHQLVVLPLREHLYSMFVDYYKRSEDIQLLAQNVKYACGRNAADFGIRPTVTPPSTTALQMISSLLQRLQEAELPLDKLDFFLCVISTIFEATGCPRGQQLGADDFLPVLVYVVAKCGFVGAEIEAEFMWGLLQPTLLSGEAGYYLTALCSAVHVLKSFMASENENGTGSLDWRSSSLPACSSVLRVIIPDECNGSLQTRTLPVRPHTTTREVCRIIAHKARITNPQDYALFKLVDGEETLLNDVECPQDVRFAAKGKHCILAYKRIDAKIAWPTATY, from the exons ATGAGTTGGTTCAAAAAGTTGTTATCCGAAAATCACGCGAACCCACATAGGGGAAATCAAAGTGAAGAACGACATAAGCGCATCAAGAAAACGGCAGAACATACAGATAGATCTGCGCCAGAATTTGATAGAAGCAAGACACTGAGCTCGTTGGAGAATAAACGTATTGAAGTTGTGGATCCGGATGAATTCTTTGAAGATCCCGAAGTTGTGCGCTGTTACAAGGAGGAAGGAGAGTTTCTGGAGCTCATGGATGAATACGAAATCGTTCAAAATCCTGCACATTTAGATAACTACTTCTCTGCCGATTTTGAAGATGAATTGTTAAATAGAACACAAGATAGTTTGGTGAGTGAACAAATTGTGATAGCGGAACATGTTGAGCCCATGAGCTCAACGTTTAACGAGTGTACCAACACGAACAGTgaaaaacccaaaaagaaaCGTGAGAAACGTCGCTTCTGTGAAATTCTTTTCACAGAAAGGATTCAACTTGGTTTGCCAATACATGAAGAAGAGTATGCAGCAAACGAGCCACAATATATGAAATGTAAACGAAGAACAATGGATGTTCAAGGTAGTCATATGACCTCGAAGAGTACAATCGCTTCGAGTATAACATCACTACATTTGGCGCTCTCGGACATCGATGAGGAGGCGGGCATCATGAACGTCTGCAATAATCAAGTAATCAAAGACTGTGCCATTGATCGCAATCAACTCAAGACTGAAGCCTTGGCAAGCTCCATAATGGGCGCCATTGGCAAATGTCCCGATCGGGACAGTTCACTACGTTCCTCGGAAGCTGATCTCATTGCACGCACGGGCGATCGTTGTCACCCGTCAAGCTGGAACAACTGTGATCATTAcgatattaaaaagttttttcgtcTCGACGATTATGGAAACATATTGTTGAATATAAATCATGTAGCCGAAGTAAAGGGATATGGTTTTACGATAGCACAAAATAAACGTCTTTACAAGCGCTATCGAAAACTGTGTCATGCGATCGATGATCGAtacaatgagaaaaaaaaacgaagtggTTGTTTTAAAATGCTCAAGCGCCTGCTGTCCTGGCTGTGGAATTTAATATGTG GTCATCCACGCAACAAGCTGAACGCGCACAACGGCGGTCCCGGTGACCTAGTGCGCGCTTGCACACTCCAACTTGCCGAAGACCCGAGTTCAACCTTTGCACGCAACATCGAAAATTTCATCTCCTGCACCAAAGAATCGCGCGAGGCAGCCCCACAAGTTGTTATGCGCAATATGCGCCAATTTATGAATGGCATGAAGAATTATCTGGTAAAACATGGTGAGGGTAAATTCCATCAGGAAGTCGAAGCGGCGCGTTCACGTCTCAAAGCGGACGAATTTCTCAATTTGGACGCTATACTCGAGACTGTGATGCATCAATTGGTTGTGCTGCCACTGCGCGAACATCTCTACAGCATGTTCGTGGACTACTACAAACGCTCGGAAGATATACAGCTGTTGGCGCAGAATGTTAAATATGCTTGCGGACGCAATGCTGCCGATTTTGGTATACGCCCAACAGTTACACCGCCATCAACGACAGCTTTGCAGATGATTTCGTCATTGTTGCAACGCTTACAGGAGGCCGAGTTGCCGCTCgataaattagatttttttctcTGTGTCATATCGACCATTTTCGAAGCGACCGGTTGCCCGCGCGGCCAACAGCTAGGCGCTGATGACTTTCTGCCCGTGCTGGTTTATGTCGTGGCCAAATGTGGCTTTGTGGGTGCCGAAATAGAGGCTGAATTCATGTGGGGACTACTGCAACCGACGTTGCTGAGTGGCGAGGCGGGCTACTACTTGACAGCGCTCTGCAGTGCAGTGCACGTGCTCAAGAGCTTTATGGCTTCGGAGAATGAGAATGGAACTGGCTCGTTAGAC TGGCGCTCCTCTTCGCTGCCGGCCTGCTCTTCGGTGTTGCGCGTTATCATACCCGACGAGTGCAATGGCTCGCTGCAAACACGCACGCTGCCCGTACGGCCTCACACTACCACACGCGAGGTATGCCGAATTATTGCGCACAAGGCGCGCATCACCAATCCACAAGACTATGCGTTGTTCAAGCTCGTCGATGGCGAGGAAACGCTATTGAATGATGTCGAATGCCCGCAAGATGTGAGATTTGCAGCAAAAGGCAAGCATTGCATTTTGGCTTACAAGCGCATCGACGCTAAAATCGCATGGCCTACGGCCACTTATTAA
- the LOC128858748 gene encoding ATP-binding cassette sub-family B member 10, mitochondrial: MIIHCACFRGTFTRLKSHNSLRQPLVGFLRPAPINRGFNTVQALRSSQKQLFGQLIFNFPTVRGNVSLRFARYRSNISNTAQKTEKPAKVKLHRKDVVRLISLARSEKLVLAGAMGCLVISSAITMSVPFALGKILDIIFDKKETNVDTMNKLKNFSIILFGIFVLGGLANYLRVYLFNSASLRIVKDLRSRVYRRMLLQESGWFDTKGTGELLNRLVNDTYMIGNSLSQNLSDGLRSAVMIIAGTSMMIYTSPSLALVSTCVVPCVAGMAIVYGRYVRNITRRLLDKFADISKSAEERLGNVRTVKAFCKEIEESKSYDRLLTDALNLGYKEVQARSIFFGLTGFSGNVIIISVLYYGGTLVISDALTIGSLTSFILYAAYSAISINGLSNFYTELNKGVGAAQRVWEILDRQYAIPLHTGLKPQLPPRGEIKFEKVQFSFPARAESIILNNFNLTLLPGETTAIVGRSGSGKTTIATLLLRLYDPIQGRVLLDNADLRELNPVWLRSYIGAVHQEPTLFSGTIRENILYGLNPGTTISEATFNDAIRKAHVDEFSSQLPNGLNTLVGQRGMMLSGGQRQRVAIARALIKNPAILILDEATSALDSVSEELVQNAIEQVSKGRTVLTIAHRLSTIRNADKIAVLENGSVVEEGRYDELIASEAGTFRGLVRKQAFMLIA, from the exons ATGATTATACATTGTGCCTGCTTTAGAGGCACTTTCACGCGTCTGAAAAGTCACAATAGTTTGCGGCAACCGTTGGTCGGTTTTCTGCGACCCGCTCCAATCAACAGAGGCTTTAACACAGTACAAGCTTTGCGTTCGTcgcaaaaacaattatttggaCAGCTTATCTTTAATTTTCCAACAGTTCGTGGTAATGTAAGTCTACGATTTGCAAGATACCGTAGTAATATAAGCAACACAGCCCAGAAAACTGAAAAGCCGGCCAAAGTGAAGTTACATAGAAAGGATGTGGTACGGCTTATTAGCTTGGCAAGATCAGAAAAATTGGTGCTTGCTG GCGCAATGGGTTGTTTGGTAATCTCTTCAGCCATCACAATGAGTGTACCTTTTGCCTTGGGTAAGATATTAGACATAATATTcgacaagaaagaaacgaatgTGGACACCATGAATAAGTTGaagaatttttcaataattctcTTTGGCATCTTTGTACTCGGTGGCTTAGCAAATTATCTCAGAGTTTACCTGTTTAATAGCGCAT CTTTGCGTATTGTGAAAGACTTACGATCCAGGGTATATCGACGAATGCTTTTGCAGGAAAGTGGTTGGTTCGACACGAAAGGTACTGGTGAGCTGCTAAATCGCTTAGTGAATGATACCTATATGATAGGCAACTCGCTAAGCCAAAATTTATCAGATGGACTGCGTTCGGCAGTAATGATTATAGCCGGCACTTCAATGATG ATATATACGTCGCCAAGCTTGGCACTAGTTAGCACATGTGTTGTACCATGTGTGGCTGGTATGGCTATTGTGTATGGTCGCTATGTTCGCAACATTACTCGAAGACTTTTGGACAAATTTGCCGATATATCGAAATCAGCTGAAGAACGTTTGGGTAATGTAAGAACTGTTAAAGCGTTTTGTAAAGAGATCGAAGAGAGCAAATCTTACGATCGACTCCTTACCGATGCATTAAATCTTGGTTACAAAGAAGTACAAGCACGTTCCATATTCTTTGGTTTG ACTGGCTTTTCTGGCAACGTGATAATAATTTCTGTCCTCTATTATGGAGGCACATTGGTTATAAGCGATGCACTCACTATAGGATCACTAACTTCGTTCATACTGTATGCTGCATATTCAGCCATATCCATAAATGGCCTCTCTAATTTTTATACGGAATTAAATAAGGGTGTGGGAGCAGCACAACGCGTCTGGGAAATACTCGACCGCCAATATGCAATCCCACTACACACGGGCTTAAAGCCGCAGCTACCTCCACGTggtgaaattaaatttgaaaaagtacaATTCAGTTTTCCGGCTCGTGCAGAAAGcataattttgaacaattttaacCTAACACTTCTGCCTGGAGAGACAACGGCGATTGTGGGGCGAAGTGGATCAGGGAAAACCACAATTGCGACATTGTTGTTGCGCCTATATGATCCTATACAAGGGAGAGTGCTATTAGATAACGCTGATCTGAGAGAATTAAATCCGGTTTGGTTGCGAAGTTACATCGGTGCGGTTCATCAG GAGCCCACACTCTTCTCTGGCACCATACGTGAAAACATACTTTATGGTCTGAATCCTGGCACTACAATTAGCGAAGCAACATTTAACGATGCCATACGGAAAGCACATGTGGACGAATTTTCTTCACAATTACCAAATGGTCTCAATACGCTAGTTGGTCAACGCGGTATGATGCTGAGTGGTGGTCAAAGGCAACGTGTAGCCATAGCCAGAGCTCTTATAAAG AATCCCGCGATATTAATACTTGACGAAGCAACGAGTGCCTTGGATTCTGTGTCCGAAGAACTAGTCCAGAATGCCATTGAGCAGGTATCTAAAGGGCGCACAGTACTTACAATAGCGCACAGACTAAGCACGATACGCAATGCAGATAAAATCGCCGTTTTAGAAAATGGCAGTGTTGTAGAGGAGGGGCGTTACGATGAGCTGATAGCTAGTGAGGCAGGCACATTCAGGGGCCTAGTTCGGAAACAAGCATTCATGCTGATTGCGTGA